The Henckelia pumila isolate YLH828 chromosome 2, ASM3356847v2, whole genome shotgun sequence genome includes a window with the following:
- the LOC140884072 gene encoding uncharacterized protein isoform X1 translates to MVSKKSSCQKEAVPGQSSNRCFSDDFLTIISVFQSPEGIKPPILKKLCCLLFGISSNVKWSAKNTVGSGYIGLETCYSGIKVTFGDVCVLSDSLFAELTERFEKLSSTLLNISANKSHSEYEFESDFHLFDSVEVVSLLLRCCMLLITLLAAQQNLMLDKGQIILRVVKKLWSPSWVANEGKQALIFNKSVFQRCDHGSEGCSTSFAEDFTASFQILEPCNPLHFFTSTMLEVFVDECFVNGPLRRYFKMICSVASKNETLLNPCPYQEDFGIVIEAICNHFILSFSDKQPFEDFLSRLFSAHAEESRYSFVAPALSVSTAVSLLFCPIMTSGPKFMQAHLIFMVSKATQAVTKNEILKPDRKLVNCFLAIFEKSVIFYKSQMSYLQKNGYSTIASGCATSATSNDIAHLPFDVLISLDTKKRLDSLLAKLNHASNQNLIDRFSKIKSEMVCSSIRVVKEFQHVYDIWCNDEILAILTCLIHQVSGSFGEITRHSMEAMTMQDIYLIASLLKLMSVSLLGVIWCLRNINGLCYLNTLKDFSSSKEYDFILGAVTCFRDFPIDLPLQQHLSNVLSCHSEGRKDSKMMFLHFSGLMSLSFVCGLDCLVIGSLLTILALLNLFIFEEGGLDALNTMVNSKTGSFSSEFPAVRIQETTVDQNSSIVVASKFQKIRSLFERLNKNRCKEMENVSAQSVLATESHMETIVVLEEETEKASNGEVFLNCMMGERTSDFEDLVDFVACKPGKDYSSWLKNRQRYRKWRFEKLGVLRWKRRKKTLKTTKGRRSLTCG, encoded by the exons ATGGTTTCGAAGAAGAGCAGCTGCCAGAAGGAAGCAGTTCCCGGCCAAAGCTCGAATCGATGCTTTTCTGATGATTTTCTGACCATAATTTCTGTTTTTCAGTCACCCGAG GGAATTAAGCCCCCAATCTTGAAGAAGTTATGTTGCCTGCTTTTCGGTATTTCTTCAAATGTGAAATGGAGTGCCAAGAATACAGTTGGCTCTGGTTACATTGGCCTTGAAACGTGTTATAGTGGGATCAAAGTGACATTTGGAGATGTTTGTGTGCTCTCTGATTCACTCTTTGCAGAATTAACGGAAAGATTTGAGAAATTATCATCTACTTTGCTCAACATTTCAGCAAATAAGAGTCATAGTGAGTATGAATTTGAGTCTGACTTCCATTTGTTTGATTCTGTGGAAGTAGTGAGTTTGCTGCTCCGATGTTGCATGTTGCTCATAACTTTACTTGCAGCCCAACAAAATCTTATGCTAGATAAAGGGCAGATTATTTTAAGAGTAGTTAAGAAGTTGTGGTCTCCAAGTTGGGTTGCGAATGAAGGAAAACAggccttaatatttaataaatcagtTTTCCAACGGTGTGATCATGGCAGTGAAGGTTGCTCTACCTCTTTTGCTGAGGACTTCACCGCttcttttcaaattttggaGCCTTGCAATCCTCTTCATTTTTTCACAAGTACCATGCTTGAG GTGTTTGTGGATGAATGTTTTGTGAATGGACCGTTAAGACGATACTTCAAGATGATTTGTTCTGTTGCTTCAAAGAATGAGACACTGTTAAATCCTTGTCCTTATCAGGAGGATTTTGGGATTGTGATAGAAGCCATATGCAATCATTTTATACTCTCATTTTCTGACAAACAACCATTTGAGGATTTTCTCAGTCGATTATTTTCAGCACATGCCGAGGAAAGTAGATATTCATTTGTAGCTCCAGCTTTAAGTGTGAGTACAGCCGTATCATTGCTTTTTTGTCCTATTATGACATCTGGGCCAAAATTTATGCAAGCACATCTGATTTTTATGGTTTCTAAAGCTACTCAGGCCGTGACGAAGAATGAAATTTTGAAACCAGATCGTAAACTAGTCAACTGTTTCTtagcaatttttgaaaagtcgGTCATTTTTTACAAGTCACAGATGTCTTATTTGCAAAAGAATGGCTATTCTACAATCGCCAGTGGATGTGCTACATCTGCTACATCAAATGATATTGCTCATCTACCATTTGATGTTCTCATTTCACTTGACACAAAAAAGAGGTTGGATAGTCTACTTgcaaaattaaatcatgcttcGAATCAGAACTTAATTGATCgtttctctaaaattaaatctgAAATGGTGTGTTCCTCTATAAGAGTAGTAAAGGAGTTTCAACATGTTTATGACATATGGTGCAACGATGAGATTCTAGCTATCTTAACCTGCTTGATTCACCAAGTTTCTGGAAGCTTTGGTGAAATTACAAGGCATTCGATGGAGGCTATGACTATGCAGGACATATATCTTATTGCTTCCTTATTGAAGTTAATGAGCGTATCATTGCTAGGAGTCATTTGGTGTCTCAGAAATATCAATGGCTTGTGCTACCTGAACACTTTGAAAGATTTCTCCTCGAGTAAAGAGTATGATTTCATTTTGGGGGCAGTGACCTGTTTCAGAGATTTTCCTATTGATTTACCGTTGCAACAACATTTATCAAATGTGTTGTCATGTCATTCTGAGGGGCGCAAGGATTCGAAAATGATGTTTCTGCATTTCTCAGGATTGATGTCACTAAGCTTTGTCTGTGGACTTGATTGCTTAGTGATTGGTAGTTTATTGACGATTCTAGCACTATTGAATCTATTCATCTTTGAAGAGGGTGGGCTAGATGCATTAAACACAATGGTAAATTCCAAAACAGGGTCATTTTCATCTGAATTTCCTGCTGTCAGAATCCAGGAG ACCACGGTGGATCAAAACTCCAGCATTGTAGTTGCATCAAAGTTTCAGAAGATACGGTCATTGTTTGAGCG CCTGAACAAAAACAGGTGTAAAGAAATGGAAAATGTGAGCGCACAAAGTGTTTTAGCAACTGAATCGCATATGGAGACTATTGTGGTATTGGAAGAAGAGACGGAAAAGGCGAGTAACGGAGAGGTCTTCTTGAATTGCATGATGGGTGAAAGAACCTCTGATTTTGAAGATTTAGTTGATTTTGTTGCATGCAAACCAGGAAAAGATTACTCGTCTTGGTTAAAGAATCGCCAGCGATACCGCAAGTGGAGATTTGAGAAACTGGGTGTGTTAAGGTGGAAAAGAAGGAAAAAGACTTTGAAAACCACTAAGGGCAGAAGAAGCCTTACTTGTGGTTAG
- the LOC140884072 gene encoding uncharacterized protein isoform X2 produces the protein MVSKKSSCQKEAVPGQSSNRCFSDDFLTIISVFQSPEGIKPPILKKLCCLLFGISSNVKWSAKNTVGSGYIGLETCYSGIKVTFGDVCVLSDSLFAELTERFEKLSSTLLNISANKSHSEYEFESDFHLFDSVEVVSLLLRCCMLLITLLAAQQNLMLDKGQIILRVVKKLWSPSWVANEGKQALIFNKSVFQRCDHGSEGCSTSFAEDFTASFQILEPCNPLHFFTSTMLEVFVDECFVNGPLRRYFKMICSVASKNETLLNPCPYQEDFGIVIEAICNHFILSFSDKQPFEDFLSRLFSAHAEESRYSFVAPALSVSTAVSLLFCPIMTSGPKFMQAHLIFMVSKATQAVTKNEILKPDRKLVNCFLAIFEKSVIFYKSQMSYLQKNGYSTIASGCATSATSNDIAHLPFDVLISLDTKKRLDSLLAKLNHASNQNLIDRFSKIKSEMVCSSIRVVKEFQHVYDIWCNDEILAILTCLIHQVSGSFGEITRHSMEAMTMQDIYLIASLLKLMSVSLLGVIWCLRNINGLCYLNTLKDFSSSKEYDFILGAVTCFRDFPIDLPLQQHLSNVLSCHSEGRKDSKMMFLHFSGLMSLSFVCGLDCLVIGSLLTILALLNLFIFEEGGLDALNTMVNSKTGSFSSEFPAVRIQETTVDQNSSIVVASKFQKIRSLFERCKEMENVSAQSVLATESHMETIVVLEEETEKASNGEVFLNCMMGERTSDFEDLVDFVACKPGKDYSSWLKNRQRYRKWRFEKLGVLRWKRRKKTLKTTKGRRSLTCG, from the exons ATGGTTTCGAAGAAGAGCAGCTGCCAGAAGGAAGCAGTTCCCGGCCAAAGCTCGAATCGATGCTTTTCTGATGATTTTCTGACCATAATTTCTGTTTTTCAGTCACCCGAG GGAATTAAGCCCCCAATCTTGAAGAAGTTATGTTGCCTGCTTTTCGGTATTTCTTCAAATGTGAAATGGAGTGCCAAGAATACAGTTGGCTCTGGTTACATTGGCCTTGAAACGTGTTATAGTGGGATCAAAGTGACATTTGGAGATGTTTGTGTGCTCTCTGATTCACTCTTTGCAGAATTAACGGAAAGATTTGAGAAATTATCATCTACTTTGCTCAACATTTCAGCAAATAAGAGTCATAGTGAGTATGAATTTGAGTCTGACTTCCATTTGTTTGATTCTGTGGAAGTAGTGAGTTTGCTGCTCCGATGTTGCATGTTGCTCATAACTTTACTTGCAGCCCAACAAAATCTTATGCTAGATAAAGGGCAGATTATTTTAAGAGTAGTTAAGAAGTTGTGGTCTCCAAGTTGGGTTGCGAATGAAGGAAAACAggccttaatatttaataaatcagtTTTCCAACGGTGTGATCATGGCAGTGAAGGTTGCTCTACCTCTTTTGCTGAGGACTTCACCGCttcttttcaaattttggaGCCTTGCAATCCTCTTCATTTTTTCACAAGTACCATGCTTGAG GTGTTTGTGGATGAATGTTTTGTGAATGGACCGTTAAGACGATACTTCAAGATGATTTGTTCTGTTGCTTCAAAGAATGAGACACTGTTAAATCCTTGTCCTTATCAGGAGGATTTTGGGATTGTGATAGAAGCCATATGCAATCATTTTATACTCTCATTTTCTGACAAACAACCATTTGAGGATTTTCTCAGTCGATTATTTTCAGCACATGCCGAGGAAAGTAGATATTCATTTGTAGCTCCAGCTTTAAGTGTGAGTACAGCCGTATCATTGCTTTTTTGTCCTATTATGACATCTGGGCCAAAATTTATGCAAGCACATCTGATTTTTATGGTTTCTAAAGCTACTCAGGCCGTGACGAAGAATGAAATTTTGAAACCAGATCGTAAACTAGTCAACTGTTTCTtagcaatttttgaaaagtcgGTCATTTTTTACAAGTCACAGATGTCTTATTTGCAAAAGAATGGCTATTCTACAATCGCCAGTGGATGTGCTACATCTGCTACATCAAATGATATTGCTCATCTACCATTTGATGTTCTCATTTCACTTGACACAAAAAAGAGGTTGGATAGTCTACTTgcaaaattaaatcatgcttcGAATCAGAACTTAATTGATCgtttctctaaaattaaatctgAAATGGTGTGTTCCTCTATAAGAGTAGTAAAGGAGTTTCAACATGTTTATGACATATGGTGCAACGATGAGATTCTAGCTATCTTAACCTGCTTGATTCACCAAGTTTCTGGAAGCTTTGGTGAAATTACAAGGCATTCGATGGAGGCTATGACTATGCAGGACATATATCTTATTGCTTCCTTATTGAAGTTAATGAGCGTATCATTGCTAGGAGTCATTTGGTGTCTCAGAAATATCAATGGCTTGTGCTACCTGAACACTTTGAAAGATTTCTCCTCGAGTAAAGAGTATGATTTCATTTTGGGGGCAGTGACCTGTTTCAGAGATTTTCCTATTGATTTACCGTTGCAACAACATTTATCAAATGTGTTGTCATGTCATTCTGAGGGGCGCAAGGATTCGAAAATGATGTTTCTGCATTTCTCAGGATTGATGTCACTAAGCTTTGTCTGTGGACTTGATTGCTTAGTGATTGGTAGTTTATTGACGATTCTAGCACTATTGAATCTATTCATCTTTGAAGAGGGTGGGCTAGATGCATTAAACACAATGGTAAATTCCAAAACAGGGTCATTTTCATCTGAATTTCCTGCTGTCAGAATCCAGGAG ACCACGGTGGATCAAAACTCCAGCATTGTAGTTGCATCAAAGTTTCAGAAGATACGGTCATTGTTTGAGCG GTGTAAAGAAATGGAAAATGTGAGCGCACAAAGTGTTTTAGCAACTGAATCGCATATGGAGACTATTGTGGTATTGGAAGAAGAGACGGAAAAGGCGAGTAACGGAGAGGTCTTCTTGAATTGCATGATGGGTGAAAGAACCTCTGATTTTGAAGATTTAGTTGATTTTGTTGCATGCAAACCAGGAAAAGATTACTCGTCTTGGTTAAAGAATCGCCAGCGATACCGCAAGTGGAGATTTGAGAAACTGGGTGTGTTAAGGTGGAAAAGAAGGAAAAAGACTTTGAAAACCACTAAGGGCAGAAGAAGCCTTACTTGTGGTTAG